The Streptomyces tubercidicus DNA segment CCGGGCACGGGCGTCGGCCGCGGCGGCGACGACACCCTGTTCGCCCTCGCTGCCGGTGCGGTGCAGTTCGGCACCCACCGTGGCCGCAAGGTCGTGAACATCGTTCCGGTCGCCGAGTAATTCCGGCCTGACCGAGCGATAGCTCAGCATCAGCATCACTCAGGGGCGGACCGCCTTTTCCCGCGAGAGCGGGAAGGCCGGTCCGCCCTTGCGTGTTAGTACAGAGACATCCGCGCAAGCACAGCGACACCCCCGTAGTTACCTGGAGGCACCCCCACCATGACCACCTTCGTGGACCGCGTCGAGCTGCACGTCGCCGCGGGTAACGGAGGCCACGGCGTGGCCTCCGTGATGCGGGAGAAGTTCAAACCGCTGGGCGGCCCGGACGGCGGCAACGGCGGCCGTGGCGGCGATGTGATCCTGGTCGTCGACCAGGACGTCACCACGCTTCTCGAATACCACCACCACCCGCACCGCAAGGCCACCAACGGCGCACCGGGCGCGGGCGACAACCGCTCCGGCAAGAACGGCCAGGACCTGGTCCTGCCGGTCCCCGACGGCACCGTCGTCCTGGACCGCGCCGGCAATGTGCTCGCCGACCTCGTCGGCCAGGGCACCACCTTCGTCGCCGGACAGGGCGGCCGCGGCGGCCTCGGCAACGCCGCGCTGGCCTCCGCCCGCCGTAAGGCCCCCGGTTTCGCGCTGCTCGGCGAGCCCGGTGAGACCCGCGACATCGTGCTGGAGCTCAAGACCGTCGCGGACGTCGCGCTGGTCGGCTACCCGAGCGCCGGCAAGTCCTCGCTGATCTCGGTGCTCTCCGCCGCGAAGCCCAAGATCGCTGACTACCCCTTCACCACCCTGGTGCCCAACCTCGGTGTGGTGACGGCCGGTTCGACCGTCTACACGATCGCGGACGTCCCCGGTCTGATCCCCGGCGCGAGCCAGGGCAAGGGCCTGGGCCTGGAGTTCCTGCGGCACGTCGAGCGCTGCGAGGTGCTCGTGCACGTCCTGGACACCGCGACCCTGGAAGCCGACCGCGACCCGGTCTCCGACCTCGACATCATCGAGGAGGAGCTCAAGCAGTACGGCGGCCTGGAGAACCGGCCCCGGATGGTCGTCCTCAACAAGATCGACGTCCCGGACGGCAAGGACCTCGCCGAGATGATCCGCCCCGACCTGGAGGAGCGCGGCTACCGCGTGTTCGAGGTCTCCGCGGTCGCCCATATGGGCCTGAAGGAGCTGTCCTTCGCGCTCGCCGACGTGGTCGCCAAGGCCCGCGCCGCCAAGCCCGTACAGGAAGCCACCCGGATCGTCATCCGGCCCAAGGCCGTCGACGACACCGGCTTCACGATCACGGAAGAGGGCGAGAACTTCTTCCGCGTGCGCGGCGAGAAGCCCGAACGCTGGGTCCGCCAGACCGACTTCAACAACGACGAGGCCGTCGGCTACCTCGCCGACCGCCTCAACCGCCTCGGCGTCGAGGACGAGCTGCGCAAGGCGGGCGCGCACGCGGGCGACGGCATCGCCATCGGCCCCGAGGACAACGCGGTCGTCTTCGACTGGGAGCCGATGATGGCGGCCGGTGCGGAGATGCTGGGACGGCGTGGCGAGGACCACCGTATGGAGGCGCCCCGGCCGGCCGCGCAGCGCCGCAGGGACCGGGACGTGGCACGGGACGAGGCCGACCAGGAGTACGACGGCTTCAAGCCCTTCTGACCGGCCGCCCGGCCACGCACACACGGGGAAGGCCCCCGGGAGTTCTCCTCCCGGGGGCCTTCCCCATGTGTGTCGCCGCGGTCGGGGCCGTGGACGGCCCGCTGCGGGCTCAGACGGCGGCCGGGGCGTCCGGGACGTCGTCGGTCTGCTTCCCGGCCGTCTCGGAGGCGTCCAGGTCCTCCTGCGAGCGCTGACCGGGGATACCGGACAGCCGGTTCTCCATCCGGACGCGCCGCTCGTCGGCCTTGGTGCACAGCGCCAGCGCGGCCTGGTTGAAGCGGACCGACGACGGCGGGTCCGACGGGCCCAGCAGATGCTCCTTGAGCTCGGCGCGCTCCGCGGCCAGGGTGTCCTTCTCCGGGTTGCGGACCGCGTCGAGGAGACCGGCCACCTCTCCGGCCTCCGGCGTCAGGATCGTCGCCGCCCGCACGGTCGGGAAGTTCACCCGGAAGTCGTCCTCGGTCATCCCCGAGGTGTTGGCGACCGCGTACGGCTTCTCACTGGTCAGGTAGTCGGAGACGACGCTGGAGACATCGCTGATCAGCACATCGGCCTGGTTGAAGCAGGTGAAGATGCCGGGGCGGGCGGTGGTGATGATGCGGTGCTCCCACTCGGGGAAGGAGTTCCAGTACGCCTCCTCCCAGGCGGTGACGGCCGCGGCGACGGCGGCGGCGCGGCCCTCTTCCGGGGTGCCCTGCAGCCGCATCCGCTCCAGCTCGTCCGCGCTCTTGCGGAAAGCGGAGGTGGTCAGCGCGTTCAACTCGTCCGTACGGCGGGCCAGTTCGGCGGCGG contains these protein-coding regions:
- the obgE gene encoding GTPase ObgE, producing the protein MTTFVDRVELHVAAGNGGHGVASVMREKFKPLGGPDGGNGGRGGDVILVVDQDVTTLLEYHHHPHRKATNGAPGAGDNRSGKNGQDLVLPVPDGTVVLDRAGNVLADLVGQGTTFVAGQGGRGGLGNAALASARRKAPGFALLGEPGETRDIVLELKTVADVALVGYPSAGKSSLISVLSAAKPKIADYPFTTLVPNLGVVTAGSTVYTIADVPGLIPGASQGKGLGLEFLRHVERCEVLVHVLDTATLEADRDPVSDLDIIEEELKQYGGLENRPRMVVLNKIDVPDGKDLAEMIRPDLEERGYRVFEVSAVAHMGLKELSFALADVVAKARAAKPVQEATRIVIRPKAVDDTGFTITEEGENFFRVRGEKPERWVRQTDFNNDEAVGYLADRLNRLGVEDELRKAGAHAGDGIAIGPEDNAVVFDWEPMMAAGAEMLGRRGEDHRMEAPRPAAQRRRDRDVARDEADQEYDGFKPF